DNA sequence from the Grus americana isolate bGruAme1 chromosome Z, bGruAme1.mat, whole genome shotgun sequence genome:
GCAGTTCAAACTATGCAGACTCATTTGCTTACTCTGTAGCATCAAACCCCTCCACCCTGGGCAGCAGCCTCTGGCGCCCAGAGCAGCAGTACCGAATGTTCAAGTCCACTCTGCACAGGGCTGGCCCACTCCAGAGACACCTGGTTGTGTCCTCGTCGTGTAGCAACAATGGCGTGGTTCTTCTGGGGGAGCAGTGTGATTTCACAGTTGCCCTGAGagataaaatctattttttttttttgcatgctttttcattctatttgtttcaaaaaaaacctAAGAGATGTTCACCCTGCAGAACGGTGTTTTAAAGCATGGAGCTGGGGATGAATGGTGTGTGTTCTGGGGTGCGCTGTGTACAAGGGTGAGTGTGTCTGAGGTGCAGAcctgctgggcagggcagagactgaggaggaaggaaaacctGACCTTAACCCTTGGTGAAGTCTGATCTGTGAAGCAAATTATCCACAGAACAGAGGCTGAGTTTTGATTTTGAGGTACCTAGCTGAGTCCATAATGAAGTGACAGGCAACAGTGAGGAGCAACATTCAACAGCAGCCAGGGATATCAGTTACCTGAGGGTATAAATGAAGGCATTGTAAGTCCTCATGGTGAAGGCAGTTTTCTCCTCTCGGAATTCCTTTGTcaaagtattttgtttccatGTAGCTTGGCAGGTTTCAGCAGTTTTGTCTCACATTGCAGCCCCTGGCTCCCAGTGCTGTCTTTGgagtgaaaaaagaaacatcaaaagTAAATCAGTTGAATTTTCTCAAGAAAGAGTCATGATTTTTACAAGAACTTAGATAATTTAACCCATAGACAGGAACCCTACAGGTCTTTCAAAATGATCTTTGTGCTTAATCTCCAGTACGCAATATTGAAAATTCATCAACAACATTTTCTACCTTTGGCTTGTAAATACCTTAAATGCATTGAATCCACATGCTTAAAAGCTAAGAATTACCCAAAGCAATATtcttgcagatatttttattgtgaatGTCAGCCTGCATTTATAAATACATGTAATTTGAGTCTTTCCAAATACTTCCAGGCTGAAGGCTTGTTAAAACAGGATCCAATCTTTTAGTTTTGTGTCTCTTGCAGCACCTTCCTGATTCATCGCTGATTGGCAATACCAATAATTGACTGTAAAAAGAAGATCTCAGTACAACAGTGACCTAATTTAGTGCTGGTTTAGTGCATCTGCTCTAGATGTTTGCATAGGAATGCAAGAAGACTGTGGTACAGATGCCATTTTCCTTGAATCTTGACCAGTACTATACTGTGTAAACAGAGCTTTTTAAACAATGAATCCAACAAAACACATAGCCACTAGCAGAACCTTATTCCTGTGGTACTGGTCAGAGCAATTGTAAGTTTTATGTTCTTCAGGTACTCAGGCCCCTGGCACAACAGTGCAACTCTTTGTATGTCTGATATTTGTGGGGTGTAATTTTTCAGTAgagctttaaatttttttcagtagagtGCGCAATATGTAAGCCCCCTGaaaacagccagaaaaaaaaccctggtaTCAGTTAATGTGGAATTCTAGTTTCTATTTTTAGCAGAATGAGTTTGTGGCCATATCAGGATACTGTAACTGATTTATGAAGATATACATGCCTATGTTTCTTTCTAGGATGAAGTCAATCAGATTATGGAAACAAATTTGTGGCTAAGACACGTAAGTGACTGCTTTGCATTTCTCATGCATTTTGCATTGATGTGATTAAATGTATGTTACCTTGTAAGGTGCATCTATAGAATAGGTACTTATTTTGTAACAAGGATTTTAAAGGAGAAGCTCCATTAACCAAAGCCACATTTGAAAAAGTAATGTCTTTATTCTCATTTCCAAGAAGTAACATCTCCCATCTTTCCTGTGTGGTGTGTTCTCCTCCAGCTTCATGATCATTGGTTTATCTGGTAAATCTAGCTGGATGCACCCATTACAGAGTGATTAAATGTGCATCTCTGCAGTCCTAGCCATCTCCATATTGAAGAttcaaaccaaaacatttattAGCAAAACATGCCTCCATTTTTGCATCATGGTTTTAGCATTTACACATAGACAAAGATCCTTAGAGGACCTAAACTGCTGAGAAAAACAAGCCAGCTTTCACGAAAGCCAGTTTCCTTCAGGCACTGATTGTGGTCCACACAAAGCTTTCTGTGAAAGATACTGTACTCACAATCAAGTAGGCTGCGAGAGCATGGAGCATGGCCTCATGGTAGGGCACTAGACAGCAACGCAAGAGAGCTGGTGGGCATCCCTCGCTGCCCCTAGCTTGGTAATTCGCTACCCCTGTGGAACCAATAATGTCCCCTGCCTGTTAGTGTGCGTATGCACCTCCTCTGTCATTAGGACGCTGTTCTTCTTTGAGTCTGGCCTCCTTGAGCCTGCAGGGTGCTCAAttatggcagcagcagcaaggcctGCATTTCCTCTCTGCAGTGGGGAGGTGGACTTGCACAGGTAAGGGTCTATACTGATGCAGCAAGGCAGAGGAGAGATCTCAGCACGTCAACAATGGATAACAATTGACATTCCATGCCCTCACAGAGGAGGGAGTAGCAAATCTGTGAGCAATACTCATATATGTGTCCAGTGTATCTCCAGGTGATGGCCTTGTTCTCTTTCGGACCATTGTCCCCTTCTACACATGCTGCACTTTCAGTCTTTATCTTAGCCTGTCATTTTACAGAAAGATCTGAGAAGCAGGTATTTACTGATaataaaggttttaaaatcCTTGTCCATTCTTCTTTCAGATTTGGAATGACTACAAGTTGCGATGGGATCCAAGAGAATACGATGGCATTGAATTTGTTCGGGTACCAGCAGATAAAATTTGGAAACCAGATATTGTCTTGTATAATAAGTATGATGAACACTTTTCCATTTTACCCTTTCTCTCAAAAGTATCCTCTTGCAGTATCCATGAAAGACATTTTACtttcattgtaattttttttctttgtctcatTTGTCTTTCTAGTGCTGTGGGAGATTTTCAAGTTGAAGGCAAGACCAAAGCCCTCCTTCGCTATGATGGAATGATCACCTGGACCCCtccagctatttttaaaagctccTGTCCTATGGATATtaccttttttccatttgatcATCAGAACTGTTCACTGAAATTTGGCTCATGGACCTATGACAAAGCCAAAATTGATCTTCTGATCATTGGATCCAAAGTAGATATGAATGACTTTTGGGAAAATAGCGAATGGGAAATAGTTGATGCTTCTGGCTACAAACATGACATCAAATATAACTGCTGCGAAGAGATCTACACAGACATAACATATTCCTTTTATATTCGAAGGCTGCCAATGTTTTACACCATAAATCTGATCATTCCTTGTCTCTTCATCTCATTCCTGACTGTGTTAGTTTTTTACTTGCCATCTGACTGTGGTGAGAAAGTGACTCTTTGCATCTCTGTGCTCCTTTCTTTGACTGTATTTTTACTGGTGATCACAGAAACAATCCCATCCACCTCTTTAGTAATTCCCCTCGTAGGTGAATATTTACTCTTCACTATGATCTTTGTGACTCTGTCAATTGTCATCACGGTGTTTGTCCTGAATATACATTACAGGACTCCAACCACACACACAATGCCCAAATGGGTAAAAACTGTCTTTCTTAGCCTGCTCCCCAAAATCCTCTTGATGCAGAGGCCActagaacagcagaaaaaaagcatctccagaaaaaacaagaaaggatCAGGCAATGCGCCAGGCAAGTCAAAGCACAGCAAACACAAAGATGCCAAATTACACAAGGAGCAGCGATGCAGTCAATGTGATAAGGCAACTGAACTCACTACCACCAGAAGAAGACGACTGAGCCATCAGTCACTGAAATGGATGGCAGAGCACATGGAGTACTCCCCTGAAGTGAAGGATGTCATTAGCAACGTTCAGTTCATTGCAGAGAACATGAGATCtcaaaatgaaaccaaagaGGTAAGAGAGGTAACCACCCAGCTAGGCATGGGGCCATGCAGCAAGTGGAAACGTGATCTAGGAGACCAGCCCAGAGGAACTGCAGTTGTTGTGTCTAGAGAAGGAAATTCTGAGAACCGTGAATGGGTCAGTTTCCTACAGAAAGGGAGGAGATGAATCATCCATTGGGGATGGAACAAGAAAAATGATCTCATCTGTTCTTCCTCTATCCCCAGTGGATAATTTAAGCAGCAAGGCAGTTTTAGATTAGACGCTCACCCTTCAAACGAAGACAAGAGGATCATCAGCCCGTTGTGGCTATGAGGAATGAAATTTGGTCAGCAGTGGTTCAGGCAGAGTTGATCCTGCCATGGAAAGGGAGGTAGACTAGACAGGACCTTTCAAGGTCTCTTCCAAACCTATTTCTGTAGATCCTCAGAAGCAACCCTCTTCCACTGCTCACCAACTGCTCAGCCCTGGTAAGAAGTGACATCGCAATACTAAGCATGCTACTTGCTGAGCAGGGTGCTTTTCTGTGTTAGTAATGGAACAAGCAAACTTGGgaactgcattttaaagaacagGGCTTGTCTAGCAGCACAGTAGTTGATCTGAAGAACTATTCTCAGCCAGTGATAAATCTTGTAAAGATCTTCCTTTCAGAATGCTGTTGTTGGTACTTTGTTTCAGTTTGGTATGTTCTAAATTTTTTGCAGTGACTTGACTAATTGTGGCTTCAgcaatacagtattttcatCCATGACAAACATACATTGAAATGAAAGTTGAGTTTTGGGGAAAGACAGCTGAATAAAAACAGACAACAGATGAAtaaagacagattaaaaaaaaaaagagaggtttaAAAATTAGACTTGGGATTTGAACTAATGGTTTTGCTTCTGGAGGTTATAAATCTTTCATCCTAACTCGGATTCTGTCACAGAAAATGATGCACATTGGAATTTAGAGAATTCTGGGGCCACGTCCTCAGGTGTAAGCACAAGCAACTAAAAGCAGCTCCAAGAAAGATTACCATCTGACATCCTGCCACACTCAGGCCTCACAAGGAATAGGCATTCTCTGACActtcaagatatttttaaaaagtgtttaaaacCTAATGAAACATTTATCTTTGATCTGCcatgaaatgtttgcttttggttttgaagtTTTTTAGACGCTCTATGGTGGCAAAAtccatttcaaaattaaatactgcTGTACTTATATTGAAAAACACAAATACTTTATGAGGGAAATGTTGAGAGGCATTCTTTCTATCAGAATATTTTGTTGAAATCAGCACAAATTCATGCAACTTCTGTGCAAcccaaaaaatactttttttccccccttttttatGTCCTGCATAATACgtttcatctgaaaacaaagtCCATAACTTTCTGAATAAAGGGCTACAGTTAAGGCTGGGTGACTGAATTCATAGGATGAGTGGGTAATACATGCCAGCCCAAAGCAAAAGACAGGAATCTATCAGCGCAGAGGAGGATGGGGACTGAGCTGAGCCTTGCTTAGTACCTATGCCCTTAACGTTTTGCTTGACCTCAACATTTTATCCGTGCTCTCACTGCCACACCAGCTGCATAAAACATATCCATGTACCATATTAAGCTGATTTCTCCAATGCACTCCATAAAAAAAGAGGCTTTGCATGAAGCAGTCCGAATTACATGCTGCCTTGATTATACAGCGCATGATAAGTCTTCCATTGCCAGTTTGGCTGATTTGCATTTTGCAAATCTTTCCTGCCACATGAAAGTGTATTCTTAGTCTGGTGTGTGCGTCAGCAGCTCTGTGTCTTACCTTTTAAAACTTACTAGGGATGGGAAGCAGgatttttcatttgagaaaaatactttctttgcggaaaaaaaaggggtttgTTCTCAGGCGAACAACTGAGGAAATTATTCAGCAGGCTGCTTCTGCTTCAGCCAGACATACAAAGCCATATGGGTGATATCATGCATTAGTCCTGTATAAATAAAAGCCCTTTAAAACTTGTGGCAACATTTGTCagctacaggccacctgaccagggagaccgagcagatgaagccctctataggcagataggagcagcctcacgtaagccctggtccttatgggggggacttcagccaccccAACATCTGTTGGAGAGACAACAC
Encoded proteins:
- the CHRNA6 gene encoding LOW QUALITY PROTEIN: neuronal acetylcholine receptor subunit alpha-6 (The sequence of the model RefSeq protein was modified relative to this genomic sequence to represent the inferred CDS: deleted 3 bases in 2 codons); its protein translation is MLPNSLLSAQHKLSSPGDSGSNSARLCSAQQTAVCWKCKTEIHLCTAYLPSGGLYVFLPSVSFPKPLFSKGSSILLLAMHPERWLCSCYSAFCVWAFMFTSLIKDTTACESEERLFHKLFSQYNQFIRPVENVSDPVTVYFEVAITQLTNVDEVNQIMETNLWLRHIWNDYKLRWDPREYDGIEFVRVPADKIWKPDIVLYNNAVGDFQVEGKTKALLRYDGMITWTPPAIFKSSCPMDITFFPFDHQNCSLKFGSWTYDKAKIDLLIIGSKVDMNDFWENSEWEIVDASGYKHDIKYNCCEEIYTDITYSFYIRRLPMFYTINLIIPCLFISFLTVLVFYLPSDCGEKVTLCISVLLSLTVFLLVITETIPSTSLVIPLVGEYLLFTMIFVTLSIVITVFVLNIHYRTPTTHTMPKWVKTVFLSLLPKILLMQRPLEQQKKSISRKNKKGSGNAPGKSKHSKHKDAKLHKEQRCSQCDKATELTTTRRRRLSHQSLKWMAEHMEYSPEVKDVISNVQFIAENMRSQNETKEVEDDWKYVAMVIDRVFLWVFIILCLFGTAGLFLQPLIADT